In Thermosinus carboxydivorans Nor1, the sequence CTGACTTGGTTTTTCGCTATGAATGCGGCTTTTCACTAGAGCAGCCTGTACCATCATTAGCTACATTTAGTCGTTTCTTTCAAAAGATAGCTGAGACAGATAGCCTACAAGTGCTATTCTCTGCTTTGGTAGATACCGCCATTCAAGACAAGGTCATATCTGGTGAAGTTGTTGCAATCGATGCCAGCGCCATCGACTCTTATGAAAAACCTGTTCCTAAAAAGGAGCTAAATAGCAATGGCGACAGTGCTACCTGGGGTGCTAAGCTAGATACCCATGGTAATCAACATGTATGGTTTGGCTATAAACTACACCTGGCAGTTGACACCAAAAGCGAATTACCTATAGCGG encodes:
- a CDS encoding transposase, with translation MYIRQKPLFSFDTLMQYQPKTRLAMVFESIDLHPLLKTLPIKSIRGPKGYSSAALIKAFLAMRLCSIPTVTLLVERLKTDLVFRYECGFSLEQPVPSLATFSRFFQKIAETDSLQVLFSALVDTAIQDKVISGEVVAIDASAIDSYEKPVPKKELNSNGDSATWGAKLDTHGNQHVWFGYKLHLAVDTKSELPIAVKVTPANRNDVTQAIPLMDEIKHQPKYYCMDMAMMP